The Calditrichota bacterium genomic sequence TGAACAGGACGCATTTTTTCTTTCGCCCAGGCTGGAGCAACAAGTTCATCCCATCGGTTCGCAACAGCGGTTAACCTATTAACAGCCACATCCGGTGAAAGGTGCCGTAAAAATAAAACTACCCGGCGGGCATACTCTTCCAGAGAAACAGGTGCAAATTTATTCTGGTGATACAAATCAGCCAAAGGCGTATTAACCAATACATGCAAGTTATGTAATTTAACCGTGTCCACAGGAAGAGAGTTAATCAAAATTGCGGTTTCAATCAACTGCTCATCACTTTCATCGGGCAAACCAAACATTAAATGAACTCCACTTTTAAGACCCGTTTCAGCATACACTTTTTTTATCGCATCAACAGAGCATTCTGCAGAATGGCCACGTTTTAGAAAATGCATTTGTTTATCATCAAAGCTTTGTACCCCAAGCTCAATTTGGATAAATGTTTTTTCTTTTAATTCCCTCAGCATAGGCATCAATCTTTTTGGCAGACAATCAGGCCGAGTGCCCAAAACTAACCCAACAATATCTTCCTGCTCCAAAGCAATTTTAAAACGCTTTTCAAGATTGGTTACGCGGTCAAAAGTATTTGTGTAGGACTGAAAATAGACAAGAAATTTTTTGGCCCTATAGCGTTTTCGTATTTTATCACGATTGGTTTTAATTTGGTCAATCAAAGATTTATCGCGATCCAGATGATAGGCCGCAGAACCCCATTCATCACAGAAAATACAGGTAGTATCCATTTTTAAATTTTGTCGGTTTGGGCAAGTTTCTGCAACACTTACTGAAACTTTGTATACCTTTTCTTTAAATATTTTTTGATAATACTGACTAATGGGATAAAAACGGTGGTTGTTCCAATTTTGTTTTATGTTTATCAAAATCTCTCCGCAGGCACTAAAAATGAAGTGGCAATTTCGGGGTTCTGTAATAGGAAATCAATAATTAACCAAGAAACTTATAACCGAGGCTATGGACTGTTACAAAAAATTGCGGGTGTTTGGCTTTTACTTCCAACTTTTGCCTAAGCCAGGCAATATGCACATCTACGGTACGTGTTGTTGGAGCTTCTTCATATTCCCAAACATTCTTTAATAAATATTCGCGGGACAGGATTTCATTTCTGTTTTCAATAAAAAATTTTAACAAGCGGAATTCCTGTGCAGATAATTCAACGGGATGACCGTTTTTAAATATTTCTGCACTTTTTAGATTTACTTTTATTGAGCCAAATGTATAGCCATCGCTATTTACAGAAACCGGTTTTTGTCCCCGGCGCAGTAAGGCTTCAACTCGTGCCAATAGTTCCAGCATTTCAAAGGGCTTTGTGAGATAGTCATCTGCGCCAAGTTTTAAGCCTACAATTTTATCTGGAAGTTCTCCACGTGCTGTCAACATCAAAATTGGTGTTTCAATATTTTTATTTCTCAAATCGCGGCAGACATCAAATCCATTTTTGCCGGGTAACATTACATCAAGAATTATTAAATCAAAATTATTTTGCAATGCTTTCTGATAGCCTTCATTTCCATCCACAGCAAATGCTGTTTTATAATTTTCTGATACAAGCCGGTCTTGCAGAGTAATTTGTAAGCCGGGCTCGTCTTCTATTATCAAAATATTATGCATAATTCTGTTAATCCTGCAAAGGGATTTTTATGGAAAAAATGCTTCCTTTTCCAGGTGTACTGGAAACATTGATTTGGCCATCATGCTCATCAACAATTTTTTTAACCAGGCTCAAACCGATTCCTGAACCTGCGATTTGATTTTCTTTGGCAAAATTTCCACGATAAAATGGATCAAATATATGAGCAAGATCAGATTCATCTATTCCACTTCCATGGTCTGTTATTTCAAAAGTGAAACTTCCATCCGGCTTTTTTAGAGCTACATGGACAAGTATATCCTCAGGATCTTTGCTGTATTTAAGTGCATTCGAAATTAAATTACGGACGATTATAGTCAGTGCATTTTTATTAAATTTAATATTTATTGTTTCAGCTATGTTGAGTTTGATTGACCGGTTACTAGCCGGGTCTAATTCGCGGATAATGTCATTGGTTAATTTTGAAAGATTAATCACCTCAATATTTTCATGTGAGCCATTGCTAATGCCGGCAAATTGGAGCGTTTGCTCAATCATATTTGAAAGCCGCAGATTTTCTTTATAGATAAGTCTGCCATATTTTTTTTGTTGCTCGGCCGAATCCAAAATACCATCTTTTAGGTTTTCGGCTGCTGAACGGATAGAAGCTAAAGGTGTGCGCAATTCATGCGTTAAACCCGCAACAAATTCAATCTGGCCACGTGCAATTTTTTTGGCTTTGTGAGATGTATAAAAGACAAAACCTACACTGATTCCTAAAATCACAATAATTAAATAACTAATAACCAGGTTTCTTAAACGGGATTCACGAATTAGGTTGTCAATATTTCCTGAGATGTTTTTTATATATAATCTCCAGGGTATTATCTTGGACATCATAAAACGGAACGATTCTTCTTTTTCTAGTGTGTCTACCTGAACAGACCAATATTCCTTTTTTTTCAGATCAATATTCAATGGATGATCGTGTTGGATGCTATCAATAATGCCAATTTTGGCGGTAGCAACCATAAGGTGACTTGTGCGCCATTTTGCTATTTCAACAGATTCATCAGAGTTAGATAAATAATAATCATCTGATTTGGAGGAGTCCGATTTGTAGAATGTTGTTTTGTTGGAATCTGCCTTGATTATAGCTGTGTTATAAACGGCCATGCTATC encodes the following:
- a CDS encoding TIGR01212 family radical SAM protein (This family includes YhcC from E. coli K-12, an uncharacterized radical SAM protein.) — translated: MINIKQNWNNHRFYPISQYYQKIFKEKVYKVSVSVAETCPNRQNLKMDTTCIFCDEWGSAAYHLDRDKSLIDQIKTNRDKIRKRYRAKKFLVYFQSYTNTFDRVTNLEKRFKIALEQEDIVGLVLGTRPDCLPKRLMPMLRELKEKTFIQIELGVQSFDDKQMHFLKRGHSAECSVDAIKKVYAETGLKSGVHLMFGLPDESDEQLIETAILINSLPVDTVKLHNLHVLVNTPLADLYHQNKFAPVSLEEYARRVVLFLRHLSPDVAVNRLTAVANRWDELVAPAWAKEKMRPVQYIEDQMALQDVLQGAT
- a CDS encoding response regulator transcription factor; translation: MHNILIIEDEPGLQITLQDRLVSENYKTAFAVDGNEGYQKALQNNFDLIILDVMLPGKNGFDVCRDLRNKNIETPILMLTARGELPDKIVGLKLGADDYLTKPFEMLELLARVEALLRRGQKPVSVNSDGYTFGSIKVNLKSAEIFKNGHPVELSAQEFRLLKFFIENRNEILSREYLLKNVWEYEEAPTTRTVDVHIAWLRQKLEVKAKHPQFFVTVHSLGYKFLG
- a CDS encoding HAMP domain-containing histidine kinase, translated to MMKIISKFRQKNIVAKRGFVNSGNKGIMFAVFILGSMLIALAILQYHWLDQLGEGEKVRLKNNLKISAQRFAEDFDEELTKIYNSFSEAKSHADLNFSNLQGAFERANKILSNPALIDKAFLIEIENSNKFIIKQQIPKQITADVHFPKELIEIKEQLTKDSFSFLQSLISLSHAPILDKKNALIIINLTPITFINLDEERNTSFIVITLNRSELIGFLDSLNEKYFYADSMAVYNTAIIKADSNKTTFYKSDSSKSDDYYLSNSDESVEIAKWRTSHLMVATAKIGIIDSIQHDHPLNIDLKKKEYWSVQVDTLEKEESFRFMMSKIIPWRLYIKNISGNIDNLIRESRLRNLVISYLIIVILGISVGFVFYTSHKAKKIARGQIEFVAGLTHELRTPLASIRSAAENLKDGILDSAEQQKKYGRLIYKENLRLSNMIEQTLQFAGISNGSHENIEVINLSKLTNDIIRELDPASNRSIKLNIAETINIKFNKNALTIIVRNLISNALKYSKDPEDILVHVALKKPDGSFTFEITDHGSGIDESDLAHIFDPFYRGNFAKENQIAGSGIGLSLVKKIVDEHDGQINVSSTPGKGSIFSIKIPLQD